CTTGAAGCAATTTTCTCGGGTATGTTTATTCATCCCGCAATTGGAGCACCACAACTTTGTTTTGTCTGGCTTGGTGGCTCCGCGGCGGCCGTTGGTGGCAGTGGGTGGTTGTCCGGGACGGATCGGTGGAGGCGGTGTCTGTTGGGTCTGAAATCTGGTGTTTCGGGCTCCGAAACCGAGCCCCACTCCATTTGCTCCAGTGGTTGAGTCGGGGCTTGCCGGCGGCATAATCTTTAGCCGTATGGCCTCTCGTTTCACCCAGCCGTATGCAACATCTACTGGAGGCGTTGGACTCTCTTTGAGGATGTCCCGTCTAGTTCCTTCGAATTGGGCGTTTAATCCTGCCAAAAACTTGTACAATCTCCTTTGATTGATGATGTTTCGATACTCACCAATTCCTTTATCGCAGCAGGTGATGGTCTTGGTTTGGCATCGATCAATCTCGATCCAGACCCCGTGTAGGGTCCTCCAGTAGGTCTCCAGATCCGTGTCCCCTTGGACAATCCGGCTGGCTTTGTCCTCCAGATCGTATATCATATACGAATCCGACGTACTCTGATACGTCACGGCCAAGCTATCCCAAATCGCCTTCGCACTTTGATGGTGTGCGAAATCTGCGACGATTTCGATCTCCATGTTGTCCACGATCCAGAAGAAGACCACTAAGTCGGTCTCCTCCCACTCCAGATATTCTTTGTCGGTTGGTTTTGGGGGTTCCGGCACTCCGGTGATGTGCCGCAATGCCCTTCGGCTTCCGATGGCTACTCTCATTAGCCGAGCCCATAACGCATAGTTCCTTCCATTTAGCTTGAATGCTACTGTAACATTCTTGCTTGCTTTGAGTCTGAGATCACTGGTTTTAACATCTCCTTCGTCTGCCATTTTCAGGTCTGGTcgtccgtcgccgccgccttctGGTCGGGACAGGTATTCGGGCGATGATGAGGTTATCTTCTGAGCCCTCGATTATttggctctgatgccatgttgaagaatattttcatatatttctCAAGTATGTAGCAAAAGAGGGGAATACACGCCTAAATAGGCTTAGAGAATATTTACATATGGTATGATTTGCTATGATTTACCCTAGCTACAAAACCAGAAAGAATCACTCCTAATTGATTTCATAATCTTTTCATAATTTCCCTTGATTTCATCCTTGATTTCTAACAGAAACGATCATTTTTCAGAGAATCTTGAGCATATATTTGCTGTGTTGTCGCTGTCTGCTTCGGCTGTCGGAAGCCAAGCTACCATTACAGCCGGATTCTCCATCATACACCAGTGTCAGGCGCTCGACTGTTTCCCCAGAGTAAAAGTTGTCCACACGTAGAATAAAATCTTCGGGCAAGTCTATGTTCCCGACGCAAACTGGCTGTTTATGGTTTTGAGCATAGCATTCACCATTGGCTTGCATGATACATCAAAGCTTGCAAGAGCAACAGGTATGGCTCTTGTAGCATTTTTGCATGTTACTGACCTTTTCTTAGTCGTTGTTCTCGTCGTTTCTGATGGCAGGATTGTCTGTTACTACGTGCTTGTTGGTAACGAGTTGCTTGATGTCGCTCGTGATTGCTCTGTACTGGGAGAAGCATTTGTTTGCATCAGTATCTTTTCTGCTCTTCTTTGGCTCCGTTGAGGCGATATATCTTACGTCAACATTGACGAGTTTCTTTCATGGCGCGTGGTGCTTGTTCATCCTATTCGTATTCTTTATGTCGAACATGGCCGCCTGGCACTACGGCACTCTCAAGAAGTATGAATCCGATGTAGAGAACAAGGTATAGATCGAGTGGCTAACAGATTATAGTCCTAGCCTCGGTGTTTCCAGGGTGCCAGGTATTGGCTTCGTCTACTCCGATGTCGACACGGGAATCCCTGCCTTCTTCACTCATATCATCTCAAATATTGCTGCATTTCATCAAGTTGTGGTGTTTGTGACCTTCAAGGCTTCTCCCGTGCCGTACGTCCACGAGAGCAGGCGGTATCTCATAGGCGGAGTCGGCCCGAAAGAGTACAAAATGTACCGCTGCATAGTGCGATACGGATACCACGACAACGTCAGGGACACGGATGACTTCGAGGACGATATAATCCACTCGATCGGAGAGTTCATCATGAGGGAGGAATACGACCACGAATAATTAAATTCGCCCGAAGGTAGGATGATCGTTCTAGGTACCCCGTCAAACGACGGGAATGGTCTGATCACCATCGCAGATATGAGCTCGAGTGAATGCTCTTCGACCGTGGGAGTAGGCAAGTCTCGACGTGGTCTTCTGGATGCTCCATCAAGCAGTGGGAGCAGGAAGCGGGTTCGATTCATGCTTCCCCCGGAGAGCCCTAAAATTCGAATGTCGGTTTCGCAGGAGCTAGGGCAGTCCCATTTGATGGCGAGGCAGGGCTCAAATTTGTTCAAGAGGGGCTGCTGGCAATGACTTATGTTTTTCTTAATAAGAACTGTAGGGAGCCTCCAGTTGCACTCAATATTCCTAATGCTGCTCTTTTGGAAGTCGGAACAGTTTATAAAATACATGATACTTTTGTAATCTTGTTTTCTCGAAATCCGCATGAGCCAGGGCCGACCGACTCCACCGCCAGTCCATGACGGTCGAAACCTCCATTTTGTGAAGCTGTCGCGGGCCTCACGGTGCGGCAGTTTTGCCCTAATCCTTCGGGATTGGGGTTCACTTACCGCCTCTGACTTCTGACGCCGTTGGCGACATTCTTTACTATATAAAGTACAAGTAGGATTTCGAATGTCTTCATCTTTATGTAACAATTCAAATGTTTGAAAACACCAAATCCAATTTCAAATGTCCCATTTGCTTGATGTATAGTAGTGTACAAGACAAAACAAAACAAGGAGATTAAAAAACAACTTGAGCTCTCCATTGTTGAATTTTGTGTTGGTACAGATTTGAACAGAAAGATCACATTTGAACAAGAGTCATCAGTTTGATACCATACTCTCCGATTCTTTCACGAACCCATCGCCCGTCCAGTCTCTATCAGATTGCAACCCCTTCTTGGTGGCCTTCCTTTCGCGAATCGCCTCTTGCTGCCTTGCCACCAGATCCATGTGGGTCGTGAAATAGTCGAGAGAAGCTCTGATTGTACGCATAAAAGAGTGAAAGAGAAGAACATCGTCACAACAAATACCAAGGCTCCTGCATATTATGAAGCTGTTGAGAAAGTTTGAGTTCATACCCCCTGAAATCTTCAATGGACGAAAAGTTGTGCTTTTTCATGAATTCCTGCAGCTCAGAACAAAGCGTCTTCACGAGACCATATCCATGCATCATTACGCCCGTGCAGacctagaaaaaaaatcataaatcgtTTTAGCTACTGATCTGCTTTTTCCCTTTATTCTGTAGTGACAAACCTGAACTGTATTGGCTCCAAGAAGTATGAATTCGGCTGCATCATTCCCCGTTTCAACTCCTCCAATAGCAGAAAGCGAGAGATCTTTATCAGCAAATTCCTTCTTCATCATCTGTGCAATACTCATCACTTTTGCAAGTGCAATAGGATGGACTGCCTTTGCGAATAGCCTCCGGGAGTTGAGTATCTAAAGTTCACATACAATGCGATAATTGAGAAGACGTGGGGAGAGTTTACATCGAGAAAAGGTTGTAACGTGTAAAAAAGTGTAACTTTTACCCCTCTACACAAGGCTCGGGGCGCAAGTGTCGAGATTAATTCCCATGACGCTCATGATTGTGTTGATCGCAGCAACCCCTTCGCATCCAGTTTGCAGAGACACTCTAGCTGGCTGTACAAAGAAAGAAGATTGCAGCAAAAGCGAAGGAAAGTTAACATcacattacattacattatcTAGTTAAGCATAATCTTCCAATGTCAGGAATATGATTCAAGAAATCGCGACACAGATAACCCAGCAATTATATATGCAGATTTAGTTAACAATCACAATGCTGATATTAGAGCTCATGTATGCAGATCACCTCACAAAATGCTAAAAATTCTAGTCTACTTTCAACAAACCAGCAGAGATCGTTTTCTAAGAAGTACAAAACTGGCCATAATTTGCAGTAGCGAAAACACAAAACCTGCGTGATGTCTGTGACGTTTGGAGTCATCTTTGCCCAAACAGGGACAGTTGCTTTCGCATTAATCCATCCACAAACTTCTTCCAAAAGCACGCAATCTTGACCAACAGCAGCACCCATTTTACGCTCTGGCATTCCATGAGGACACGAAAAGTTGATTTCAAAAGCATCCTGCAAAAAGAAACATCACGTTTGAGACCATCAACTTGCTAACAAGATCAAATTGAGAGATGAGCAGTGGCTTACAATTCCAGTTTGCTCAACTCGGTCAATGAGCTCCTCCCACGCAGCTTTGTTGTATTCTTCCATGATCGAAGCAATGAGTATCCTGTCCGGATACTCTTCCTTCAACTGCTTGAATTCCTTCAACATAGTCTCTAGAGGCCGGTCGCTTATCAGCTCAATATTTTGCCACCCTATGATTTGCCCTTTAGGAGATCCATTCGCTCCAGCCCGTAGTCTAGCATACCGAGGGGTTACATTCACAACTTTCGAAGAATCCAGTGACACCTACACACACATGTCCATGATCAAGCCTTTTTTTCCATCTTCACCAATTCATGATCATACCAGAAACACACATTGTACACACAATATTGGTGCAAATCTAATGATTGACGCAGCAGCCGTAGTACTTTTAGAAAACAAAATCTAGATGACCTACTTTCAATCAATTCCAGCTACCATCCATAATTGTACACAAAAAATCGAGAAATTACACTGACCACTACGAAATATTCCAGATTCAGCTATTTCAACTTGTTATCCCAATCTAATGGAGTATTATCACTTCTCAATAAAATCACTCACACAGCTAACAAAATCAgcaaaaaaaatcaatgaaTTGTCACATCACACTTGAAATCGAAAAGCAAAATTTAGCAATTAGGAAAACAGAGCTAAAAAACGGTACCGTTTTGGCGATAACAGCGCCCCAGCCTTCGTTGAAGGCGCGCTTCATGACGGTGTAGTTGGTTCCGGGCGGACCCGACCCGATGACGAAGGGATTCGGCATTTTCAGCCCGTTTACCGTCACGCTGAGATCAGGCTCCGCAGCAGCCTCGCTCTGCGCGGATACTCTGAACCCGACCCGGTTCGGAGCGAGCACGGCCCTGCGAGTGACCGGAAAGTCAGCCGCCGGAGTGCTGACGTGAGCAGAAAATCTGAGAGAATCCATTTTTGTTTAGGTTGGAACAGTGAAGTTGGAGAGATGGCGATCAAGATGAATATCCTGGAATCGGAGTTGAGATTATAGAAAGCTAATTGTTTTGGACTGTATTGAAAAGAATAATCTTAAGAGATGAATTTGTGAGAATTTTGATGTGAAGATTACGTGTTGATAATGATTTTGTGATAATGTCAACAGCGAAGCAACTCACATCATGCTTCTGTTATcgatttttttatgtatatatatttacgtAAAATCTTAAATAAAAGATTACCGGAGACGAGGAGGCGCACGTTAATCGATACAGTGTTTATCCATGACGAGGCGCACGTTAGTAAAAAAATCTACTGTATTTtgctattttcttttatcttttccttctttttttgctttttttgtaCTCTTGCACtatacagaaaatatttggtGATCTTCGGTTATACTTACTGAATTTATTGGTAGTATAATTGTATTCTATTTATGATTAGATGGAAGTTCggtttccaaatctttaattcaatataataattattatattagcTGTAATAAATGTGTACGTAATAATGACATGCTTTTAGGCCAAGAAAAGTGAGAAAATTTTATGCATCAAACCAGCAAGACAATTCCCAAGTGAAAAAGAGCAAACAGACAAATAGAGGATCAAATGCCAAAATATATATGGATTAGCGCAGAATTTTAGAATTGCTACGCATGACGTGTTCATTTCCAAACAAAACGCTTATGGAAGGTGAAGTGATGTGATGAGATTTCTCATTTTTCCCCCACATCATCAAAGTTTGCAATATTGAATGGATTTGGATACCcgctaatattatatttataattataatattaaaatatttatatttttttaacattaaaaatgaaaggttttccttttttggattataccattaaaaacaaaacatttcataaaatagaaataacattatttctcattttttatctttcttactttactcttttttctTTAAGTAATGCTAAATGGCTACATGATGACCAGCCACACAAGGTTAATTTAGTCATTTTAGAGgtatcataaaattaaaattacttaAATATCCTTCCCTCATTTTCAGTCTTTGTTTCCCTCCATCGTGATAAAGAATTCAgcctatttcaaaattttaaattaaagaaGCATTAATTACTACTCCACTTAATAGCAGATTTAATTACTGCAGCAGTGCTTAATAGCAAATTGGAAATTGAAGACAATATTTTGCGTCACAGTTACCGACTTTATCTCCCTCTCTTCTAACTTGTTCTTTTCTACCTATATCATCTCTTGAACATGTTAGTGATGGTACGACAAATGCCATGTTAGTAAGATTTTCTTTCTtaggagtattataaaattaaattagtacattacaaaatttatttattaatttaaaatatataatgattCATGACAGCATGAATCGTAGTTATAACTTTTTTAAAggaattttttataaatatctgaATTAAAGAAAATCATCCTAATGGAAATGATAATTGAACAATTAAGGTGAATTTTAGATTCAAATGAACAATTCAATAGTGATTAGTATATAACTTTAATCTAAAATTCATATCTAATAGTGAATTGAAACTAAACACTATTGAATTGTTCGATTTGATCTAagatttaattgaattgagtagTATCAATAAAAAAACTCAAGTGTGTCAAATTTATCTATGTGCCttttatattctattttttagATGCAATTGAGCAATTAAGGTGAATTTTAGATTCAAATAAACATTTCAAGTGAATCTAAGTACTGTTGAATTGTATAATTGATTATAAGTTCAAATAAATGTTTAGTTACATCGTCTAATCTAGTAACTCTAAGCACTGTTGAATTGTCCAATTGATCCTATGTTTAGTTAACTATAAGTTCAATTGAATTGTTTAGTTACATTTTACAATCGAGTGAATCTAAGGACTATTGAGTTGCTCAATTGATTTTATATTCAATTAACTATAAGTTCAATTGAATTATTTAGGTACATCTTATAATTGAGTGAATCTAAGAATTACTGAATTTCTCAATTAATTCTATGTTTGATTAATTATAAgcttatttgaattatttaattacatcTTGTATTTATGTGAATCTAAGCACTACTAATTTGTCAATTAAATCTATGTTCGATTAATTCTAAGCTTAATTGAATTGTGTAGTTACATCTTGTATTTATGTGAATCTAAGCACTACTGAATTTGTCAATTAAATATATGTTTGATTAATTCTAAGCTTAATTGAATTGTGTAGTTACATCTTGTATTTATGTGAAAATTTCTCAATTAATTCTATGTTAGATTAATTCAAGCTTAATTGAATTGTGTAGTTACATCTTGTGTTTATGTGAATCTAAATACTCTTGAATTGTTCAATTGTTTCTAAGTTCATTTGAATATTATTTGCATCTTATATGTAATTGAATTAAGCACTATTGtattttgttcaataaaatatagttttaattaaatatcaaattaatttatattcgATTGAGTAATTTGattctttaatttttactattcatgtgtttgtttgattatatgatgattataattttatttaattaaaatttaattattatcgTCATTGTATTATCCATACTAAAGTAATCAAAATGTGCTAGCTGTCAATAATATATTCCTCGTTGCAAGTTTTTTTTTCCTGCTCAAAATCAGTGTTAAAATACGTGGCTTGAGAATTGCAACTTGCCTCAAACAACATGTttcaatttgaaattttaatggaCATGTTAGAGCGGGTTTAAAATACTTGTGTTTATTGAATTTGTATACTATTAGTTTATGATGATTTTATCAtggaatttgaaattttaatggaCACGTTTAGCCTATGTATCGCTTAGAGAATTACTCATATATAATATGCTCTGTTGCAGCCATGAGTCCGTGAGAGATGATCAGATCATCCGACAGTAGCAGTAGTATTAAGTTGAGCAAAAATCAAGAAAGAGCAATAGTGATAAGTTGAGCAACAAATAATGAACTCATTTGACATTTCGTCAAATATATACTGTGCTCACATCAATATACATATTCTTCTTTATCTTACAATGAATCTAACCAAAAGATTTACAGAAAACCAAAAACAACATTAACAAAGTTTATAGATAATCAAAAATAACTTTATTGAAAACATTTAAGAAATCCATCCAAATTTTACAGAAAACCAAAAACATCAAAACGAGAGTCCTTTTCATCGCCGATGCATCAATCGTGCCCCTGTGCCCGGATACTCAACGCGGCCAGCTTCTTATCCTCCTGCTCGACAACTTCTCCAGCTCCAGTTTAAGTTAAAAAATCAACACTTATTTCCTAGGCTTGACATGAAGCTAAACTCATAAGTCATAAGAGAGAAGTTTAGGCGTTGTAAATTAGGGATTTTGTGAGCAAATCGAAAATGGGTGAGACCAAAGAGAAACTAAAAATGGCTCCATTTTGTGTAAATGATGGCGGGAGAATAATATTAAGCGGGAGAAGAAAATAGAGGCTGCCAATTTTTCTTCCTAGTGTGAAAAGGAGGACATAAATATAAAGTCAAGTAATATTAAACCGGAAATTTTAAATAAACCGGTTTTTTAGCTATTAAACCagtttatggctggccataatgtggtcgcgtagcattttcctttttctttaacttacaaaataatactacataAAATTCCGTGCCAAAAAATAAACGTTTCATACTTATTGGGACgggtggagtattattttatactccgtACAAATAATATACAGCAGGGGATCTAAACCCTTATTGAATATACTAATATGgttgataattttttatacgAAACGGATCCGCACGAAATAAAATGACCCAATAAGAACATGATGATTACGAGCTAGATTCAGGTTATCTgataagaaataaaattatgggGTATTattcatattaattaaaaatattactccctttgTCTACCAAAAATAGCCTCATTTATGgatgacacggattttaatgagaaattcgTAAAGTAAGATGGataaactttccttttttagaaatgagactattttatGTAACCATCTCAAATAACAAAATGAGACTTTTTCGTGGATGgtgggagtatattttaattttattatttatatttaaatcataataaagttttaattatgttataacaagttttaatcatgtaatatatttatgtgGTATTTATTGTGTCGTGTTAAGCTAATTTGTATAGTGACTTACTAACATTAACGGTAAGGCTAAGGCTGACAATTTTCAAATGACATGATAATCCGCTCAAGTCTGAGCCAGCAACGAGCCGCGTTGTTGTTCCCCTTATACTCCATTCGATCCGAATTACGAGTGTTAATACCCAAATTACAGTTTAGAAGTTGTGAAGTCTAATCCAACTTCGATCCACATAACAGCGAGTTGTAAATGTTGTGAGTTGAAACTGTGAGCCCCAAACAGCGAATACATGCATTAATGTcgcaaattaataaaaaaataacaaaaataaattaatgaaaacGACGTCATATCAAATTTACCTAAACGATAACCTTTTGAAGAACGTCGAAAAATCCGGTTTCCAAATTAAATGAACTAAAATTTATACGCAAATCAACCAACGTTATGCGTATCTTATGCTTTATTCATCTcccattatatataaaaatttatcaacaaattcaattctTTCTACATAGAgccaaaaaagaagaagaaaaaatgataaaatcaagCGGCTGTTGGAACTAAAGGGCAAAACGGTGTATTGGGATCATCCCTGTGGGTGGGTATAAGAAAATGCCTCAACCTCCCCTGTTGTTTTCTCATGTAGCCCTCACAAAGAAACTCCCGCGAAAATTGATCCTCCACCTCCCTATTCACATCATGCACAAACACATGCGTCTCGGCTCCACCGCGGCGGTTCCTAGCCATCATCCCGGCCGTGTAGATGGCCGACATCCTCCCCGGCGCCTCATCGTAGTACCCTGTGGGCGCGTCGACCATGATCACGTCCCACTCCACGCTATACACAATGCTGGGCAACCCCTTGAGCGCCAACTGGCACATCGAGTACCTGGAAAGACATGGACCGGATTAAGATATGtggctttaattaattatacttGAACTTTAAATAATTCATCGATTACCTGAAAAATATATGGACTGAAACTCAATTGAGATACATggctttaaataattataattggaCTTTAATTCATTAACATAAACAAAAGGATGCAAGTTCATAACCCAAAACCTATGATGATCTTAATAAAAGGATGCAAGCTCATAGCCCAAAGCCTATAATGTTGTTACTATTATTAATACTCAGTCCCTTCGTCCTCAATTATGTGTCTCagttttcatttttactatttttggtatagacctcacattccactaactcattttcactcacattttattataaaattaatatataaaagtaggaccagcattccatttacttttttcaacacactttctactacatttttttaaaacatgtaACGAGTAAAAGTAGGATACATGTtgggagacggagggagtactctaATATAGagaaatagtttaattaaataagaCAGTTTAGAACTTCATGATTATTGTTTTGTCAAGCAAAATATTATGTTGAATAAGAgatttaattgaattgtgtACCGGGAATTGTTTCTGC
This genomic interval from Salvia splendens isolate huo1 chromosome 13, SspV2, whole genome shotgun sequence contains the following:
- the LOC121763093 gene encoding LOW QUALITY PROTEIN: dihydropyrimidine dehydrogenase (NADP(+)), chloroplastic-like (The sequence of the model RefSeq protein was modified relative to this genomic sequence to represent the inferred CDS: inserted 2 bases in 2 codons), whose translation is MDSLRFSAHVSTPAADFPVTRRAVLAPNRVGFRVSAQSEAAAEPDLSVTVNGLKMPNPFVIGSGPPGTNYTVMKRAFNEGWGAVIAKTVSLDSSKVVNVTPRYARLRAGANGSPKGQIIGWQNIELISDRPLETMLKEFKQLKEEYPDRILIASIMEEYNKAAWEELIDRVEQTGIDAFEINFSCPHGMPERKMGAAVGQDCVLLEEVCGWINAKATVPVWAKMTPNVTDITQPARVSLQTGCEGVAAINTIMSVMGINLDTXRPEPCVEGYSTPGGYXAKAVHPIALAKVMSIAQMMKKEFADKDLSLSAIGGVETGNDAAEFILLGANTVQVCTGVMMHGYGLVKTLCSELQEFMKKHNFSSIEDFRGASLDYFTTHMDLVARQQEAIRERKATKKGLQSDRDWTGDGFVKESESMVSN